ttattttaccaGAAAGGTCCTGTTGAGATGCAGTGTCTCTTTTACCATGGAGTCCTTGTTCCAGGTTTGAACGTTTAGTTTAGGTTTTGcaaccgaaaaaaaaaaaaaaatcctctctGTGCGTACCCTCAGATGAATTCCTGCAGGCCCCATGTGCCACTCAGTTTAAGCAAATTTATTCCAGGCAAGCATAGacatttatctttaaaaatttgCATTAACTAACAGTTAATTAACAGCATTAATTACCAACATTGATTGCAACCAGTGGCAGCGTTTCAAAAAACCATAGGGGAACGCCACCACTGATTGCAGCTGAGTTAGAATTCAGATACAGATAACTGAAAGTCTCCCGGTTTTTCATTTGTGCTTTCAGATAAGCAATAACCAATAATAACCAGCAGGCACAAAACCTTCCTAATTTTATGTGGTTTCTACAACcacttttttttcaattattttcaaaGGAACAGTTCcccccaaaaatggaaattcggTCAACAAACCTGTATGCTGCtgcaaatgtaaaattttaaacactgcatacattttcatttatgggtgaactatttctatAAAGTAACTGTAGAAGTAGTTGATGTTTAGCTCTAATGGCAGACAACGTTGCCATTGACAAGGCTGAAGCTGGCCACAGAATGGTTCTGGGTGCTTTTAATTGAACTCAGTCGTGTATTGTTACGCCTAGTGCTTTGTGAATGCATCAAGATGGACGGGCAGCAGCAGCAAAGCTGTTTGTTGAATTGCTTTCTAAAGGATTTGCTGAGCAGGTACAGAGCAAAGGGATTCACACAAGAGTTGGTGAAGGCAAGGATACGTGCGCACACGCTGGAGATGAAATGGGCCATTGAGGTGTCCACTTCTGTATAATGGTAGGACCGGTAGAGGTAAATCACATGGTTTGGGAGCCAGCAGATGGCAAAGAGACCCACAAACACCAGCACTGTCTTGGCAAGCCGCATCCGTGACTCAATCTATGGTTTACAAATATCACATGTGCAGAAAAGTCAAAAATCACAGATCATCTAAtgatattattttgaagtttcaGTGTgcaatttttcaattaaaaatgcttttaaaaaatgctattcTATGCTATTCTATTCTACTTTCTGACCAGCCTGACAAAGCAACACAAGCTCAACCAAGGGTGTGATTTTATCTCTGTTATccacatatttttaaatgctttaaaaagcaTAAGAAATGTATGATACAGGTACCTGTGAAACCAAATGGTCCTATATGTTTAGTACATATGTTTCCTTACATACATGTATGGTACCTTTCAAATACAGACTGTATTATTCATATAACAATTGAACAACAGGGCAGATGTTTCCGGTCTCATCTTGCATTGTAAACACCTTTCAAAAATGGCTCCCAAATCACCATTCAAGAACAATTGGGATAAACAGAGAGGTTCGCTTTAGCATTGCAGATGCAAgttctatatataaaaaacatgtGTTTGGAAAAACTCATTCTTTGACTTAGAAAAAAATtccatttgtgaccctggacgacaaaaccagtcttaactgtcaattttttttgaagaaaatttacaaaatatcttcatggaacctgatctttacttaatatcctcattatttttggcataaaaaaataataattttgacccatacaatgtatttttggctattgctacaaatataccccagcaacttaagactagTTTAGTGGTCCAGgaacacatttaattaaattattgaatTTCTAGATTAACACAGAAAAGCctaaattcaaaattcaaacaaatcaatattttttaaattacattgcGCTTGTCATAAACGCATCTCTTGAAGTTGGAAtgttaaaaatcattctaaCTTCAACAAAAGCACTACTTCATCTTTAAACTCACCTGCCTCCGAATGTGTGCATTTCCCTCCACAGGCATGTTAATCGCACTCTGCATCAGACTCCTGGCAATAAAGATGTAGTACACAGAAATAATGAAGAGAGGAATGATGTATAGAATAAGGAAGGAGGCCATGGAATGGATTTTGGGGTGCAGGTCTCCAGCGTGAGGGTATGGGGCACATGCTTTAAAAGTCTCATTGGTTTCTGGGATGTTGAAGGTGTGTAGATCGGAGAACACCACCTCAGGAATGGCCAGGATCATGGACAGCAGCCAGATTGATGCAGCCCTAAGGCAGACCTTTAGCGAGGCTTTAGACGCCTGGATATCCATTGGCTTGACAATGGCCTTGTATCTAAGAGACAGAAAAAGACAGGGAACAGAAGGAGCCATTTTAATTAAGAATCTAACCTTAAGAACGAACacacataaaaagaaaatgatgaCTATTTGGTTGAACAGACATGACTAATTAAATCATGGAATATGGCAGGATAAATAAAGGGGACTCTCATGCAACTGAGGTCTGTTAACCGCATTTTTATCTCTATGGACTGCTGTTCAGTCCTAATGTTCCCAACCGCCTAGTAGCATCACCATCACATGGTtcatttttctcaaaatgaatcatgatattatattatattgctgtgaaaaaaagttaattataattcacaaaaaaatggGCCTAGAAACAAGATGACGACTGTAACATTACAGTACTACTCAAAGGTCATTTGCGCTGCAATTGCTAACTAAATTGCAAAATGGTACTAGCTGCATTTGTATGAAATAATACAGTGTGATTCATAATAGTTTCTAAGCAGT
The Onychostoma macrolepis isolate SWU-2019 chromosome 11, ASM1243209v1, whole genome shotgun sequence genome window above contains:
- the grpr gene encoding gastrin-releasing peptide receptor; the protein is MSDVILTPTDEVKFLGDTPERNNISAAPEHPHLQSGIIIATVYALLITAGLLGNVTLIRTFCIVKSMRNVPNLFMSSLALGDVLLLVTCAPVDASKFLADEWIFGRTGCKLIPFIQLTSVGVSVFTLTALAADRYKAIVKPMDIQASKASLKVCLRAASIWLLSMILAIPEVVFSDLHTFNIPETNETFKACAPYPHAGDLHPKIHSMASFLILYIIPLFIISVYYIFIARSLMQSAINMPVEGNAHIRRQIESRMRLAKTVLVFVGLFAICWLPNHVIYLYRSYHYTEVDTSMAHFISSVCARILAFTNSCVNPFALYLLSKSFRKQFNKQLCCCCPSILMHSQSTRRNNTRLSSIKSTQNHSVASFSLVNGNVVCH